A region of Silurus meridionalis isolate SWU-2019-XX chromosome 17, ASM1480568v1, whole genome shotgun sequence DNA encodes the following proteins:
- the adra2b gene encoding alpha-2B adrenergic receptor, whose amino-acid sequence MANPETSGIDQNISGTTAIFSPTSNQSMKLALYSPEATAAFATAITLMILFTIVGNILVIIAVLTSRSLRGPQNLFLVSLAAADILVATLIIPFSLANELMGYWYFRSVWCEIYLALDVLFCTSSIVHLCAISLDRYLSVSRAVTYGARRTPRRIKCAILIVWLISAVISFPPLLSMNKNQGNSISSIGPQCQLNDERWYILYSTIGSFFAPCLIMILVYMRIYQIAKQRTRCPPGEPRKEIPPDATSSKDRALQNGKGDGSNATCTPQRIPTPPRPPTLTVPQAEGTNHPASTNTLHPPLSPSKEKTPTTLIPPPVQSPSFSPSISSMQKREHPKASNKKAKQTKKEKKSEKKLDNNNGESSSSDSDTEHGGEGVEIPVTPSADLDAGIHSPATIQKYRDMITTAKGTRLASGKLKQDSTPNSARRKAMVNREKRFTFVLAVVIGVFVVCWFPFFFSYSLQAVCPETCTLPKPVFTFFFWIGYCNSCLNPVIYTIFNKDFRRAFKRILCKNTKGTFF is encoded by the coding sequence ATGGCGAACCCGGAAACTTCAGGAATAGACCAAAACATTAGTGGGACCACAGCAATTTTTAGTCCGACGTCTAATCAGAGCATGAAATTAGCCCTGTATTCTCCTGAAGCCACGGCCGCCTTCGCTACGGCGATCACGCTCATGATTTTGTTCACCATCGTAGGAAATATACTAGTCATCATCGCCGTGTTGACGAGTCGCTCTCTGAGGGGGCCGCAGAACCTCTTCCTGGTCTCCTTGGCTGCAGCAGACATCCTGGTGGCCACGTTGATTATCCCGTTCTCTCTGGCCAACGAGCTGATGGGTTACTGGTACTTCCGCTCAGTGTGGTGTGAGATCTACCTGGCGCTCGACGtgctcttctgcacttcctccATCGTCCACCTGTGCGCCATCAGCCTGGACCGCTACCTGTCCGTATCACGCGCCGTGACCTATGGAGCCCGGCGGACGCCGCGCCGCATCAAGTGCGCCATCTTGATCGTTTGGCTCATCTCCGCTGTCATCTCTTTCCCACCGCTGCTCTCCATGAACAAGAACCAGGGGAATTCCATCTCCTCCATAGGACCCCAGTGCCAGCTCAACGACGAGCGCTGGTATATTCTCTACTCCACCATCGGCTCATTCTTCGCCCCCTGCCTCATCATGATCCTCGTCTACATGCGCATTTATCAGATCGCCAAGCAGCGCACAAGATGCCCACCGGGAGAGCCGAGGAAAGAGATCCCCCCTGACGCCACATCTTCAAAAGATCGAGCTCTCCAAAATGGTAAAGGAGATGGTTCGAATGCGACCTGCACTCCTCAGAGAATCCCGACCCCTCCAAGGCCGCCCACTCTTACCGTGCCTCAAGCCGAGGGCACAAACCATCCGGCAAGCACCAACACCCTGCATCCCCCCCTTTCTCCTTCCAAAGAGAAGACTCCCACCACTCTAATCCCTCCTCCAGTCCAGTCTCCTTCCTTCTCACCTTCCATCTCCTCCATGCAAAAGCGAGAGCATCCAAAAGCATCCAACAAAAAAGCCAAACagaccaagaaggagaaaaagagcgAAAAGAAACTCGACAACAACAACGGCGAGAGCTCAAGCTCCGATTCGGACACGGAGCACGGAGGGGAGGGTGTTGAGATTCCTGTGACCCCAAGTGCTGATCTTGATGCTGGTATCCACTCACCAGCCACCATCCAGAAATACAGAGACATGATCACTACAGCCAAAGGCACCAGGTTGGCTTCGGGGAAGCTCAAGCAGGACAGTACTCCTAACTCGGCTCGTCGGAAGGCCATGGTGAACCGGGAGAAGCGATTCACCTTCGTCCTGGCGGTGGTGATCGGCGTGTTCGTCGTCTGCTGGTTCCCGTTCTTCTTCTCCTACAGCCTGCAGGCCGTGTGTCCCGAAACGTGCACGCTGCCCAAGCCGGTCTTCACGTTCTTCTTCTGGATCGGCTACTGCAACAGCTGCCTCAACCCCGTCATCTACACCATTTTCAACAAGGACTTCCGCAGAGCCTTCAAGAGGATCCTGTGCAAAAATACCAAGGGTACTTTCTTTTAA
- the LOC124399513 gene encoding alpha-2B adrenergic receptor-like gives MASFTSAPNQTRKSDLYSAKATAAFATAITFMDLFTIVGNVLVIIAVLTSRSLRRPQNLFLVSLAVADILVAMFIIPFSLANELMGYWCFSSVLCEIYLALDVLFCTSSILHLCAISLDRYFSLEKPLQYRAKRTPCHIKCAISIVWLISAVISFPPLVSMNKNQENSSSVDGPQCQLSQESWYILYSTIGSFFAPCFIMILVYMRIYQIAKQHTRDPPGELYHPEGTNHSEGTKVFSPSSPSSPIPLQIQPPSMQRKAPKKPKNTKNEKRSKQKLVNNNDESSSFDSDTEETPATVQKNKEWIDTPNFAKRMSIVIRENRLTFVLAVVIGVFVVCWFPFFFSYSLQAVCPETCKLPSPVFTFFFWLGYCNSCLNPVIYTIFSKDFRRAFKRILYKTTTSISFELASRE, from the exons ATgg CATCTTTTACATCAGCCCCCAATCAGACCAGGAAATCAGACCTGTATTCTGCTAAAGCGACGGCCGCATTCGCCACAGCGATCACGTTCATGGATCTGTTCACCATCGTGGGAAATGTATTAGTCATCATAGCCGTGTTGACGAGTCGCTCTCTGAGGAGGCCGCAGAACCTCTTTCTGGTCTCGCTGGCTGTGGCAGACATCCTGGTGGCTATGTTCATCATCCCGTTCTCGCTGGCTAACGAGCTGATGGGTTACTGGTGCTTCAGCTCAGTGTTGTGCGAGATCTACCTGGCGCTCGACGtgctcttctgcacttcctccATCCTTCACCTGTGCGCCATCAGCCTGGACCGCTATTTCTCTCTAGAGAAACCTCTACAGTACAGGGCCAAGAGGACGCCATGCCACATCAAATGTGCCATCTCAATCGTTTGGTTGATTTCCGCTGTCATCTCTTTCCCACCTCTGGTTTCAATGAACAAGAACCAAGAGAATTCCAGCTCTGTTGATGGACCCCAGTGCCAGCTCAGTCAAGAATCCTGGTATATTCTCTACTCTACCATCGGTTCTTTCTTCGCCCCCTGCTTCATCATGATCCTCGTCTATATGCGCATTTATCAGATCGCCAAGCAGCACACAAGAGACCCACCAGGAGAGCTCTACCATCCTGAAGGCACCAACCATTCAGAAGGCAccaaggtcttttctccctcgAGTCCCAGCTCTCCTATACCTTTACAAATTCAACCCCCTTCTATGCAAAGGAAAGCCCCCAAGAAACCCAAAAACACCAAGAATGAGAAAAGAAGCAAACAGAAACTTGTCAATAACAATGACGAGAGCTCAAGTTTCGACTCAGACACGGAGGAAACACCAGCCACCGTCCAGAAGAACAAAGAATGGATCGATACACCCAACTTTGCTAAACGCATGTCCATAGTGATCCGGGAGAATCGTTTAACCTTCGTCCTGGCGGTGGTGATCGGCGTTTTCGTCGTCTGCTGGTTCCCGTTCTTCTTCTCCTACAGCCTGCAGGCCGTGTGTCCAGAAACATGTAAGCTGCCCAGCCCGGTCTTCACGTTCTTCTTCTGGCTTGGCTACTGCAACAGCTGCCTCAACCCCGTCATCTACACCATTTTCAGCAAGGACTTCCGCAGAGCCTTCAAGAGGATCCTGTACAAAACTACCACTAGTATATCCTTTGAGCTTGCATCCAGGGAATAA